The nucleotide sequence AGCAGCGTGCCCAGGGCCACGTCGCCGCCCTGCACGCCGGCTTCCTGGCCGAACACCAGCAGCACGCCGGCATAGCTGAGCGCCATGCCCGCCAGGTGGATGCGCGTGAACGGCTTGCCGTAGACCAGCCAGCCCAGCAGCATCACCAGCGTCGGGTTGAGGTAGAGGATCAGCCGTTCCAGCGACGCGCTGATGTACTGCAGGCCGGCGAAGTCCAGGAAGCTGGCCAGGTAGTAGCCGGTCACGCCCAGCCCCAGCACGCCCCACCAGTCGCGCCCGGCCAGCGGCGGCTTGCCCCGGCTGGCCCACCACGCCATGCCGGCGAAGATGGGCAGGGCGAACAGCATGCGGTACATGATCAGCGTGACCGCGTCCACGCCGTAACGGTAGGCCAGCTTGACGATGATGGCCTTGCCGCTGAAGGCGATGGCGCCGACGGCCGCCAGCGCGACGCCGGTGGCCAGCTGCGGCTTGTGGCGGGGGGAGGCGAAGGGGGAGGTCATGCGCTGGCCGCGATTGTCGCAGCGCAAAAAAGAAGCGGCACCCGCAGGTGCCGCTTCGTCATGCCGGATCGCGACGGGCTATGCCTCTTCCTCGTGGAAGACGTCCTCGCGGCGGCGCTTGACCGAGGGCAGCAGCACGATGATCAGCAGCAGCGCCGCGGCGGCGAGCAGGCTGGCCGACAGGCCGCGGGTGATGAACACGCTCCAGTCGCCGCGCGAGAGCAGCAGCGCCCGGCGCAGGTTCTCCTCCATCATCGGCCCCAGGATCAGGCCCAGCAGCAGCGGCGCCGGCTCGCAGCCGAGCTTGATGAAGGTGTAGCCGATCACGCCGAACATGGCCACCATCCAGATGTCCCAGGTGTTGTTGTTGGTCGAGTACACGCCGATCGCGCAGAACAGCACGATGGCCGGGAACAGCCAGCGGTAGGGGATGGTGAGGAACTTGATCCACACCCCGATCAGCGGCAGGTTCAGGATGACCAGCATGGCGTTGCCGATCCACATCGACACGATCAGGCCCCAGAACAGCTGCGGGTTGCTGGTCATCACCTGCGGGCCGGGCTGGATGTTGTGGATGGTCATCGCGCCGACCATCAGCGCCATCACGGCGTTGGGCGGGATGCCCAGCGTCAGCAGCGGGATGAACGAGGTCTGCGCGCCGGCGTTGTTGGCCGACTCCGGGCCGGCCACGCCGCGGATGTTGCCCTTGCCGAACGGCACCTCGCCGGGCTTGAGCTTGATCTTCTTCTCGATGGTGTAGGCAGCGAAGGCCGACAGCAGCGCGCCGCCGCCCGGCAGGATGCCCAGGGCCGAGCCCAGGGCCGTGCCGCGCAGCATGGCCGGCGCCATGCGCTTGAAGTCCTCCTTGGTCGGGAACAGGCCCTGCACCTTGGCGGTGAAGACCTCGCGCTCGCTCTCCGGCTTGGACAGGTTGCTGATGATCTCGCCATAGCCGAACACGCCCATCGCGATGACGATGAAGCCGATGCCGTCGGTCAGCTCGGGGATGTCGAAGGAGTAGCGGGCGACGCCGGAGTTGACATCGGTGCCGATCAGCCCGATCAGCAGCCCCAGCAGGATCATCGCCACCGCCTTGAGCAGCGAGCCCGAGGCCAGCACCACGGCGCCGATCAGGCCCAGCACCATCAGCGAGAAGTACTCGGCCGGCCCGAACTTGAAGGCCACCTCGGTCAGCGGCGGCGCGAAGGCCGCCAGGATCAGCGTGCCCACGCAGCCGGCGAAGAACGAGCCGATGCCGGCGGCCGCCAGCGCCGGCCCGGCCCGGCCCTGGCGCGCCATCTGGTAGCCGTCGATCACGGTGACCACCGAGGACGATTCGCCCGGCAGGTTGACCAGGATGGCGGTGGTCGAGCCACCGTACTGCGAGCCGTAGTAGATGCCGGCCAGCATGATCAGCGCGGCCACCGGGGGCAGCGCATAGGTGGCCGGCAGCAGCATCGCGATGGTGGCCACCGGCCCGATGCCCGGCAGCACGCCGACCAGGGTGCCCAACAGGCAGCCGATGAAGGCATAGGCCAGGTTCTGCAGCGTGAAGGCCGCGCCGAAGCCGATGGAAAGGTTGTTGATCAGATCGCCCATGGTGCCGGCCTCAGCGTGTCAGGAAGGAAGGCCACACCGGGAACTGCAGGTTGAGCAGCCAGATGAAGGCGAAGTAACTGAAGATCGCCAGGATGGTCGCCAGGATGGCGACTTCCTTGGGGCGGAAGCGGTCGCCCGCCAGGCTGGCCACGAACACCAGGCCGTAGATCGCCACCATCAGGCCCATGGCCGGGATGCCCAGCTTGGGCAGGCCACCCAGCAGCAGGCCGAACAGCAGGTTGGCGCCGATGATGAAGCCCAGCGGTTTCCAGGCGATGGCGCCGATCTTGTGGCCGTCCTCGGTCTCGACCACCAGGGACTGGAAGGTGATCATCACCCCCAGCACCGCCAGCAGGATGCCCAGCAGCAGCGGGAAGTAGCCCGGGCCCATGCGCGCCGCGTCGCCCACGGAGTAGGTGGTGGCGCCCCAGGCGAAGGCGGCCCCCACGACCAGGAACATGAGCCCGGCGGCGAAGTCCTTCTGGCTCTTTATTTTCACGGGTGTCTCCTCGAAACGGAATGCAAACGCGCGATTGTGGGCGCATTCCGGGGGGCACCCGATGTGGGTTTCACCTATGCGAAAGCACCGGCCCGTGTCGCCGCGCCGCCACTGGCGGGCCTTGCGTCTATTGGCGACACCACGGCTCAGCAGATAAATTGCGGCTTTGCAACTGATGAGGAGTAGGAGCGATGGACCGCAGAACCGCAGTTATTACGATGGCCTCGGCTGCCATGGCCACCTTGGGCGCAGGCTGCGCTTCTTCCACCCCCGCCGACCCGAACGACACCACCCTGTCCCTGGTGTACGGCTACATCGACGGCAAGGACGCCAAGATCGACTGGGTGGAGATCAAGCAGTATGGGGAAGGCGCGGGCTACTATCAGATACCCTACAACCGCAAAACCGGCGTGTTCTTCTCGGTCAGCATCGAGCAGGGCGCCCACCAGGTGTTCAAGTTCGGCAACAGCGACACGCACTATATGTGGAGCGCCAACGGGCGCAACGCCACTGCCCTCAAGGTCGACAAGCCGGGCGCCTACTTCATGGGCTCGTACAAGTTCGTGCGGCACGACCAGGGCTTCTTCAAGGCCGACAAGTTCGAGATGCGGCCGGCGCAGCAGCCGACCGAGGCCGAGGTGCTGGCCATCGTGATGCGTGAGTTGGAAACCGATGCCGAGTTGACGTCCTACGTACACCAGCGCGGCTACGCGAAAGCGCGCCTGGCGCAGCTGGGAGGCCGCCGTGCTTGAACGCCGCTCACTGCTCCAGGCCGCTGCCGCCTTCGGCGCCGCTGCCGTGCTGCCCGCCTGCCACACCGTGCAGGAAAACGCGTCGACCGAGCTGCCGGCGCCCGGCACCGGCAAGGTGATGCTGGTCGGTCGCATCGAGGTGGTACCGCGCATCTCGCCGCGCGAGCAGAACGTCGCGGTGCAGAACGACATCTTCAACACCAAGCGCCACTTCATGGGGCGCGCTGTCATCCGTCTGGCTGACCGGCGCGACCCCGGCGACTTCCATCAACTGGGCGCCCTGTTCCTGAACCCGAACCTGGAAGAGACGTTCTTCTATTCCGTGCCGCGCACCGAGCGTTTCGTGGCAGACGCCAGCATCGCCATGGAGTGGCAAGACCTCACGCCGGCCTCGAAGAACCTGACGCTGCAGAAGGTCGAACTGAAGCTTCCGGTGCCGCTGGAGTTGGACATCCAGCCGGCCGACCAGGCGCTCTACTTGGGCACGGTCCGCATGCACCGCGACGTCTATCACACCCTGCTGCGCGTGGAAGTGCTGGACCAGCAGTCGCAGGCCCAGGAGGAGTTCAGCCGCCGCTTCGGCCCGCAGGCGCGCATGCGCAAGGCGCTGCTCAAGGTGCCGGGCGCGGTGACGCCGGCCGTACCGCGTCCGCGCGCGGCGTGACCCGGGCCGCAACGCCGTCCGTCACGCCTCCAGCGGCGGCGTGGCAGTGAGCACCTCCTCCAGGGTCGTGAGGCCCTCCGCCACCCGCAGGGCGCCGGCCAGCCGCAGCGGCCGCATGCCGTCGGCCACGGCCTGGCGGCGCAAGGCCTCCAGGCCGGGCGCCTGGGTGACCTGCGCCTTGAAGCCCTCGCTCACGGTGAGCAGCTCGTACAGGCCCATGCGCCCCATGAAGCCGGTCATGCGGCAGTCGACGCAGCCCACCGGCTTGAACGGGCGGTACTCGCCGGACAGCTTCCAGGGCCTGACGACCTCGTCCAGCGCCGCCCGGGAGGGCTGCTCTTCCGCCTGCTTGCATTGCGGGCACAGCGTGCGCACCAGGCGCTGGGCCAGCACGCCCAGCACCGTGGCGTTGAGCAGGTAGGACGGCACGCCCAGCTCCATCAGCCGGGTGAGGGCCGAGGGCGCGTCGTTGGTGTGCAGGGTGGAGAACACCAGGTGGCCGGTCAGCGCCGCCTGCACCGCCATCTCGGCCGTGGCCAGGTCGCGGATCTCGCCCACCATGATGATGTCCGGGTCCTGGCGCATCAGCGCACGCAGGCCGTCGGTGAAGCCGAAGTCCAGCTGCGGCTGCACCTGGGTCTGGTTGAAGGCCGGCTCGATCATCTCGATCGGGTCCTCCACCGTGCTGACGTTGACCTCCTCGGTCGCCACCCGCTTGAGCGTGGAGTACAGCGTGGTGGTCTTGCCCGAGCCGGTCGGGCCGGTCACCAGGATGATGCCGTGCGGCCGGCGCACCAGCGCCTCCCAGCGCTGCGCGTCGTGCGGCGAGAAGCCCAGCGCGTCCAGGTCCTTGACCGCGGTGTCGGGGTCGAAGATGCGCATCACCATCTTCTCGCCGAAGGCGGTGGGCAGCGTCGACAGGCGCATCTCGACCTCGTCGCCGCGCGGGTTTCGCGTCTTGATGCGGCCGTCCTGCGGGCGGCGCTTCTCCACCACGTCCATGCGCCCGAGCAGCTTGATGCGCGCCGTCATGGCGTTGAGCACGCCCATGGGCATCTGGTAGACCGGGTGCAGCACGCCGTCGATGCGGAAGCGGATCACGCCCTGCTCGCGCCGCGGCTCCAGGTGGATGTCGCTGGCGCGCTGGTCGAAGGCGTAGGTCCACAGCCAGTCCACCACCTGCACCACGCCCTGGTCGTTGGCGTCCAGCTGCTTGTTGCTCCTGCCCAGCTCCACCAGCTGCTCGAAGCTGCCCGCGCCGTTGTTGCCGCCGGACTTCTGGGCCGCGCGCACCGACTTGGCCAGGGCGAAGAACTCCGCCGTGTAGCGGTGGATGTCCTGCGGGTTGGCGACCACGCGGCGCACGGTGCGGCGCGACTGGCGCTCGACCTCGTCCACCCAATCGGCGAGGAAGGGTTCGGCGGTGGCCACCACCACCTCGGTGCCGGTCACCTGCACCGGCAGCACGCGGTGGCGCTCGGCATAGGCGGCGCTCATGGTGTCGGCCACCTTGCCCACGTCCACCCTCAACGGGTCGATGCGCAGGTACTCCAGCGCGGCGCGGCCGGCCAGGTACTGCGTGAGGGCCTCGATGTCCAGCGGCTTGCCGTCGGAGGCGCGCGCCATGGCCACCGCCGCCAGCCGCACCAGCGGATGCTGCGCGCTCTGGGCCTGCGAGCAGCGGGCGATGGTGCGCCGGGCCTCCTCGCGCGAGATCACGCCGTCCTCGCTCAGCCACTCGACCAGGTGGCGCCAGTCCAGCGGGCCGCGGTGCGGGGTGCGGGCGGAGACGGGCGACTGGGGGATTGCGCTCATGGACGGCAGCTCACGCGAAGGGCTTGAAGACGCGCAGCCACTTGGGGGCCGGCAGGCCCCAGCGAGTGTGGATGGTTTCCGCCCGCTCGGCAAGCGTGGCCCGGTCGGGGCGCTGCGGCATGCGCTGGGCCAGCACCACGGTGTTGCCCTCCCGCGTCGGCTTGAAGGCCCAGAGCGCCTGCGGGCCGAAGGCGGCGGCGATCTTGGCGGCGCTGCGCTCGAAGCTGGACGAGCGGCCGAACAGGTTGACCGTCATGCAGCCGTCGTCGGTGAGCAGCCGCCGGCAGTCGGCGTAGAAGGCCTCGCTGTCCAGCACCGGCGCCGCGGCCTCGTGGTCGTACAGGTCCACCTGCAGCGCGTCGATGCGGCCGCGCCAGTGGGCGTGCGAGGCCACCTCGGCGGCGTCGCCCAGGACCACCGACAGCCGCGCGTCGTCGGGCGGCAGCTTGAACCACAGGCGGCAGGCGGCGACCACCTGCGGATTCAGCTCGATCGCGGTGGTCGCCATGCGCAGCCGCTTGTGGCAGAACTTGGTCAGGGCCGCGGCGCCCAGCCCCAGCTGCATGGCATGCCGTTTCGCCACCGAGGCCGGCGGCACGAACAGCAGCCAGGCCATCATGCGCTGCACGTACTCCAGGTGGATGTCGAAGGGCTCGTCGATGCGCATCGAGCCCTGCACCCATTCGGTGCCCAGGTGCAGGTAGCGCACGTCGCCCAGGTCGGAGACGTTGACGTCGGGCAGGGGTTCGGGTCGTTTCTTCAAGCCGGCCGATTATCCGCGCCCGTCCCGGCGCTCACTTCTCCATCGCGGCGTACACCATGTTGCGCAGCATGGAGCGGTAAGGCACGCGCTGCTTGGGCGACTGCATCATGAACAACACGAACAGGTTGTTGCGCGGGTCCACCCACATGTAGGTGCCGCCGGCGCCGCCCCAGTTGTATTCGCCCGCCGGGCTCACGTAGGGCGCCTCGCCGTTCACCTTGCGCACGGCAAAGCCCAGGCCGAAGCCGTAGCCGGCGCCCGGCAAATACAGCGGCGTGGTCGCGACCGAGGTGCCCAGGTGGTCGGAGGTCATGTACTCCAGGGTCCGGGGGCTGAGGTAGCGGCGGCCGTCCAGCGTGCCGCCGTTGGCCAGCATCTGCAGGAAGCGGGCGTAGTCGTCCGCGGTCGACATCAGGCCGCCGCCGCCGGACTCGAACTTGCGCACCACGCGCGGGTCGCCCATGGCCGCGCCGGCGCCGAAGGAACGGTCTTCCGGGAAGGGCTCGGCGATGCGCGCCTGCCGTGCCGGCTCCGGCACGTAGAAGCTGGTGTCCTTCATGCCCAGCGGCTCGAACAGCCGGCTGCGCAGCAGGCTGCCCAGGCTCTGTCCGGTGGCCACCTCGAGCACCCGGCCCAGCACGTCGGTCGAGTAGCTGTAGTCCCAGGTGCTGCCCGGCTGGTAGTGCAGCGGCAGCCCGGCGAGCTTCTCCACGAACTCGGCCGAGGTGAAGTCCCCGGCGCCGACGCCGGCTTCCAGGTAGGCCTTCTTGACCAGCGAGTCGCCGAAGAAGCCGTAGGTCAGGCCCGAGGTATGCCGCAGCAGGTCCTGCACCGTCATCTGGCGGCGCATGGGCACCAGCTCCAGGCTCCTGGCGCCGGACGCGTCCACCTTCTCCACGCCCACCTTCAGGTTGGCGTAGCTGGGGATGTAGCGAGACACCGGCGTCTCCAGCAGCAGCCTGCCCTCCTCCACCAGCATCATGGCCGCCACGGACACCACCGGCTTGGTCATGGAATAGATGCGGAAGA is from Ramlibacter tataouinensis TTB310 and encodes:
- a CDS encoding DMT family transporter, coding for MTSPFASPRHKPQLATGVALAAVGAIAFSGKAIIVKLAYRYGVDAVTLIMYRMLFALPIFAGMAWWASRGKPPLAGRDWWGVLGLGVTGYYLASFLDFAGLQYISASLERLILYLNPTLVMLLGWLVYGKPFTRIHLAGMALSYAGVLLVFGQEAGVQGGDVALGTLLVFASAVSYAVYLVYSGQLVQRLGSLRLVGLATSVACLCCLLQFALLRPVEAALAVAPEVIWLSVLNATLCTALPVLLVMMAIERIGAAMSAQTGMIGPMSTILMGVLILGEPFTGWIAAGTVLVIAGIYVFSRAGR
- a CDS encoding tripartite tricarboxylate transporter permease, whose translation is MGDLINNLSIGFGAAFTLQNLAYAFIGCLLGTLVGVLPGIGPVATIAMLLPATYALPPVAALIMLAGIYYGSQYGGSTTAILVNLPGESSSVVTVIDGYQMARQGRAGPALAAAGIGSFFAGCVGTLILAAFAPPLTEVAFKFGPAEYFSLMVLGLIGAVVLASGSLLKAVAMILLGLLIGLIGTDVNSGVARYSFDIPELTDGIGFIVIAMGVFGYGEIISNLSKPESEREVFTAKVQGLFPTKEDFKRMAPAMLRGTALGSALGILPGGGALLSAFAAYTIEKKIKLKPGEVPFGKGNIRGVAGPESANNAGAQTSFIPLLTLGIPPNAVMALMVGAMTIHNIQPGPQVMTSNPQLFWGLIVSMWIGNAMLVILNLPLIGVWIKFLTIPYRWLFPAIVLFCAIGVYSTNNNTWDIWMVAMFGVIGYTFIKLGCEPAPLLLGLILGPMMEENLRRALLLSRGDWSVFITRGLSASLLAAAALLLIIVLLPSVKRRREDVFHEEEA
- a CDS encoding tripartite tricarboxylate transporter TctB family protein, whose translation is MKIKSQKDFAAGLMFLVVGAAFAWGATTYSVGDAARMGPGYFPLLLGILLAVLGVMITFQSLVVETEDGHKIGAIAWKPLGFIIGANLLFGLLLGGLPKLGIPAMGLMVAIYGLVFVASLAGDRFRPKEVAILATILAIFSYFAFIWLLNLQFPVWPSFLTR
- a CDS encoding GspE/PulE family protein, translated to MSAIPQSPVSARTPHRGPLDWRHLVEWLSEDGVISREEARRTIARCSQAQSAQHPLVRLAAVAMARASDGKPLDIEALTQYLAGRAALEYLRIDPLRVDVGKVADTMSAAYAERHRVLPVQVTGTEVVVATAEPFLADWVDEVERQSRRTVRRVVANPQDIHRYTAEFFALAKSVRAAQKSGGNNGAGSFEQLVELGRSNKQLDANDQGVVQVVDWLWTYAFDQRASDIHLEPRREQGVIRFRIDGVLHPVYQMPMGVLNAMTARIKLLGRMDVVEKRRPQDGRIKTRNPRGDEVEMRLSTLPTAFGEKMVMRIFDPDTAVKDLDALGFSPHDAQRWEALVRRPHGIILVTGPTGSGKTTTLYSTLKRVATEEVNVSTVEDPIEMIEPAFNQTQVQPQLDFGFTDGLRALMRQDPDIIMVGEIRDLATAEMAVQAALTGHLVFSTLHTNDAPSALTRLMELGVPSYLLNATVLGVLAQRLVRTLCPQCKQAEEQPSRAALDEVVRPWKLSGEYRPFKPVGCVDCRMTGFMGRMGLYELLTVSEGFKAQVTQAPGLEALRRQAVADGMRPLRLAGALRVAEGLTTLEEVLTATPPLEA
- a CDS encoding spermidine synthase, encoding MKKRPEPLPDVNVSDLGDVRYLHLGTEWVQGSMRIDEPFDIHLEYVQRMMAWLLFVPPASVAKRHAMQLGLGAAALTKFCHKRLRMATTAIELNPQVVAACRLWFKLPPDDARLSVVLGDAAEVASHAHWRGRIDALQVDLYDHEAAAPVLDSEAFYADCRRLLTDDGCMTVNLFGRSSSFERSAAKIAAAFGPQALWAFKPTREGNTVVLAQRMPQRPDRATLAERAETIHTRWGLPAPKWLRVFKPFA
- a CDS encoding serine hydrolase domain-containing protein yields the protein MRSLGFARHWRSWLLAASFVAAAPALLAQNLPAARPEQLGFSSERLNRLGQWMEAEIAAKKVPGAVIMVARNGKTAYYQSFGQQDPGTGRPMAKDSIFRIYSMTKPVVSVAAMMLVEEGRLLLETPVSRYIPSYANLKVGVEKVDASGARSLELVPMRRQMTVQDLLRHTSGLTYGFFGDSLVKKAYLEAGVGAGDFTSAEFVEKLAGLPLHYQPGSTWDYSYSTDVLGRVLEVATGQSLGSLLRSRLFEPLGMKDTSFYVPEPARQARIAEPFPEDRSFGAGAAMGDPRVVRKFESGGGGLMSTADDYARFLQMLANGGTLDGRRYLSPRTLEYMTSDHLGTSVATTPLYLPGAGYGFGLGFAVRKVNGEAPYVSPAGEYNWGGAGGTYMWVDPRNNLFVLFMMQSPKQRVPYRSMLRNMVYAAMEK